In one window of Catalinimonas alkaloidigena DNA:
- a CDS encoding winged helix-turn-helix transcriptional regulator — translation MEAKVEKYQNNGNCPVRQVLDRLGDKWSMLVLLILSEQGTLRFKAIQRSIGDISQKMLTVTLRTLEADGLVSRRQYAEIPPRVEYELTDLGQSLLPHINRLAAWAVQHMEEITQHRAAYPGR, via the coding sequence ATGGAAGCAAAAGTAGAAAAATACCAGAACAACGGTAATTGCCCAGTGCGGCAGGTGTTGGATCGGCTCGGTGACAAGTGGTCGATGCTCGTGTTGCTGATTCTGAGCGAACAGGGCACGCTGCGCTTCAAAGCCATTCAGCGGTCCATCGGCGACATCTCACAGAAAATGCTGACCGTGACGCTACGCACGCTGGAAGCCGATGGGCTGGTGTCGCGCCGGCAATACGCCGAAATTCCGCCCCGGGTCGAGTACGAACTCACGGACCTGGGGCAGAGCCTGTTGCCGCACATCAACCGCCTGGCAGCGTGGGCCGTGCAGCACATGGAAGAAATTACACAACACCGGGCGGCGTACCCGGGCAGATAG
- a CDS encoding putative molybdenum carrier protein — protein sequence MRIVSGGQTGVDRAALDAALAGGVPCGGWCPSGRAAEDGPIPERYPLQEMADGGYASRTKKNVRTSDATAILYFGELSGGTQLTVFFCIQERKPYKLIDGKEIPPERAAVLLAEFCREHAVQTFNVAGPRASTDARAYPYAYEVISAFLQHQPTAHPAICPGTPPGVV from the coding sequence ATGCGTATCGTTTCAGGCGGACAGACCGGCGTAGACCGGGCCGCGTTAGATGCCGCCCTGGCCGGGGGCGTACCCTGCGGGGGATGGTGCCCCAGCGGCCGCGCCGCCGAAGACGGCCCCATTCCGGAGCGGTATCCGTTGCAGGAAATGGCCGACGGCGGCTACGCCTCGCGCACCAAAAAGAACGTCCGCACCAGCGACGCCACCGCCATCTTGTACTTTGGCGAACTGAGCGGCGGCACACAACTCACCGTTTTCTTCTGCATTCAGGAGCGGAAGCCCTACAAACTGATCGACGGAAAAGAAATTCCGCCGGAACGGGCAGCCGTGCTGTTGGCAGAATTTTGCCGGGAACACGCGGTGCAGACGTTCAACGTCGCCGGACCGCGCGCCAGCACCGACGCCCGCGCCTATCCGTACGCCTACGAGGTAATTTCCGCGTTTTTGCAGCATCAACCCACCGCGCACCCCGCTATCTGCCCGGGTACGCCGCCCGGTGTTGTGTAA
- the nfo gene encoding deoxyribonuclease IV, giving the protein MSSSRLIGAHVSTVGGIENAPLNAHQIGATAFALFTKNQRQWQGKPLTPDQIDRFQAACAEYGFDLASILPHDSYLINLGHPTRDGLEKSRAAFLDEMQRCEQLGLKMLNFHPGCHLKQISEAQCLSVIAESINRTLDQTEGVTAVIENTAGQGSNVGYCFEHLAEIIDQVEDKSRVGVCIDTCHAFAGGYDLRTPETYADTMRQLETIVGMPYVKGLHVNDSKKALNSRVDRHEKLGQGELGPEAFRLLMEDERFADVVCILETPNQEHWDEEVRQLRVWAGEMVEQS; this is encoded by the coding sequence TTGTCTTCTTCACGACTCATCGGCGCCCATGTCAGCACCGTCGGCGGCATCGAGAATGCCCCGCTGAATGCGCACCAGATCGGCGCTACGGCCTTCGCCCTGTTTACCAAAAACCAACGCCAGTGGCAGGGAAAGCCGCTGACACCCGACCAGATCGACCGCTTTCAGGCGGCCTGTGCCGAATACGGTTTTGACCTCGCGTCCATCCTGCCACACGACAGCTATCTGATCAACCTGGGGCACCCCACGCGCGACGGCCTGGAAAAATCGCGGGCCGCGTTTCTGGACGAAATGCAGCGGTGCGAACAGTTGGGGCTGAAAATGCTGAACTTCCATCCGGGTTGCCACCTTAAACAGATTTCCGAGGCGCAGTGCCTGTCGGTGATTGCCGAATCGATCAACCGGACCCTGGACCAGACCGAGGGCGTCACGGCCGTGATCGAGAACACCGCCGGGCAGGGCAGCAACGTGGGCTACTGCTTCGAGCACCTCGCCGAAATTATCGACCAGGTAGAAGACAAAAGCCGTGTGGGCGTTTGCATCGACACCTGCCACGCCTTTGCGGGCGGCTACGACCTGCGCACGCCGGAGACCTACGCCGACACGATGCGGCAATTGGAAACGATTGTGGGGATGCCGTACGTGAAAGGACTCCACGTCAACGATTCGAAAAAGGCCCTGAACAGCCGTGTGGACCGCCACGAAAAGCTGGGACAAGGCGAGCTGGGGCCAGAGGCCTTTCGTCTGCTGATGGAAGACGAGCGCTTTGCGGACGTGGTGTGCATTCTGGAAACCCCGAACCAGGAGCACTGGGACGAAGAAGTTCGTCAGTTACGGGTGTGGGCGGGCGAAATGGTCGAACAATCCTGA
- a CDS encoding GNAT family N-acetyltransferase produces MTDDTTIYQEKSVRITVNRQASAAWTHLVEQIVYGTSGPRYQHLNNQSKLDKLAGSYFFTLYYRDEAVGTYCVAPQRTGTPVGEVQSFYGRLLSIRPPYGDRGWGGLMKQEAVRFLTAQTAESHLFYSHVEYANRRSVRLSRKLHFQSLALLEALLFSRVSPRKNRRFGRLTDAERPTMFARLQEQYRPYTLVHLDHFYDEQNYFVLREHGQVVAGLQVFPVAWHIAELPGMGGAVLKHILPRLPVVHRLFDPRQHQFVVVEAAYVQPGREPELLTLLESILAQFEVTSALWVLDLDDPLHRALHRKGNWGPMRALTDRIFSYVMFEGHGVGVQDIKPGHVPVYVSAFDFS; encoded by the coding sequence ATGACCGACGACACGACCATTTACCAGGAAAAATCCGTGCGCATCACGGTGAATCGACAAGCCTCTGCGGCGTGGACGCACCTGGTCGAGCAGATCGTGTACGGCACGTCCGGCCCGCGCTACCAGCACCTGAACAACCAGTCGAAGCTCGACAAACTTGCCGGATCGTACTTCTTTACGCTCTATTATCGGGACGAAGCGGTGGGGACCTACTGCGTGGCGCCGCAGCGGACGGGCACGCCCGTGGGCGAGGTGCAAAGCTTTTATGGACGACTGCTGTCCATCCGGCCGCCGTACGGTGACCGGGGCTGGGGAGGGCTGATGAAGCAGGAAGCCGTACGGTTCCTGACCGCACAAACGGCCGAGTCGCACCTGTTCTACTCGCACGTGGAGTACGCCAACCGCCGGTCCGTGCGCCTTTCCCGAAAACTGCATTTCCAGAGCCTGGCTCTGCTGGAGGCCCTGTTGTTCAGCCGCGTATCGCCCCGCAAAAACCGTCGCTTCGGGCGGCTGACCGATGCCGAGCGGCCCACGATGTTCGCGCGGTTACAGGAACAGTATCGACCCTACACGCTGGTACACCTGGACCACTTCTACGACGAACAGAATTACTTCGTGTTGCGGGAACACGGACAGGTGGTGGCCGGATTGCAGGTGTTTCCCGTGGCGTGGCACATCGCCGAACTGCCCGGCATGGGCGGGGCCGTCCTGAAGCACATCCTCCCGCGCCTGCCGGTGGTGCACCGGCTGTTTGATCCGCGGCAACACCAGTTTGTGGTGGTCGAGGCGGCCTACGTACAACCCGGCCGGGAACCGGAACTGCTCACACTTCTGGAGAGCATCCTGGCGCAATTCGAGGTGACCAGCGCCCTGTGGGTACTGGATCTGGACGATCCGCTGCACCGGGCTCTGCACCGCAAAGGCAATTGGGGGCCGATGCGGGCGCTGACCGACCGTATTTTCTCGTACGTGATGTTCGAAGGGCACGGCGTCGGGGTGCAGGACATCAAACCGGGTCACGTTCCGGTCTACGTTTCGGCGTTCGATTTCAGTTGA
- a CDS encoding GNAT family N-acetyltransferase: MYRLERTPADHPTAVSLIGALDRELWQRYPEDQAAYEVFNKLDHATRLVVAYYDDQPVGCGAFRPLAEAGMVELKRMFVHAESRGRGVGRAIVQALEQWAAEEGYRTMRLETGPRQPEAIALYEKLGYRRIPNYGPYAHLDMSLCMEKAL, encoded by the coding sequence ATGTACCGACTCGAACGTACCCCCGCCGACCATCCGACGGCCGTCTCCCTGATCGGGGCGCTGGACCGGGAACTCTGGCAACGCTATCCCGAAGACCAGGCTGCCTACGAAGTCTTCAATAAGTTGGATCATGCCACGCGCCTCGTGGTGGCGTATTATGACGACCAGCCGGTCGGGTGCGGCGCTTTTCGTCCGCTAGCCGAGGCTGGTATGGTAGAATTGAAGCGAATGTTTGTACACGCCGAAAGCCGGGGCCGGGGCGTCGGTCGGGCCATTGTGCAGGCCCTGGAACAGTGGGCCGCGGAGGAAGGGTATCGGACGATGCGCCTGGAGACCGGACCGCGCCAGCCCGAAGCCATTGCGCTCTACGAAAAGCTAGGGTACCGACGCATCCCCAACTATGGACCTTACGCCCACCTGGACATGAGCCTCTGCATGGAAAAGGCGTTGTGA
- a CDS encoding arsenate reductase ArsC — protein MKKILVLCTGNSCRSQLMEGYLRHFAGDRAAVYSAGVETHGVNPKAIQVMAEDGIDISGHTSNHVDEYADVAFDVVITVCDHAKERCPVFPTRARQFHHNFPDPAKAQGSEEEVHAVFVDVRNQIRTYAKTFAEERL, from the coding sequence ATGAAAAAAATCTTAGTGCTCTGCACCGGCAATTCCTGCCGCAGTCAGTTGATGGAAGGCTACCTGCGCCACTTTGCGGGCGACCGGGCGGCCGTGTACAGTGCGGGCGTCGAGACGCACGGCGTGAACCCCAAGGCAATCCAGGTGATGGCCGAAGACGGCATCGATATTTCCGGACACACCTCCAACCACGTGGATGAGTACGCCGACGTAGCTTTTGATGTTGTGATTACGGTCTGCGACCATGCGAAAGAACGCTGTCCCGTTTTTCCTACACGTGCCCGGCAGTTCCACCACAATTTTCCTGATCCGGCCAAGGCACAAGGCTCCGAAGAAGAGGTCCACGCGGTGTTCGTAGACGTGCGCAACCAGATCCGCACTTACGCAAAAACGTTTGCAGAAGAGCGGTTGTGA
- a CDS encoding arsenite methyltransferase has translation MENQEALRQLVREKYGKIAEQTTDRCCGPACGCGPEEAPSDYTVFAEDYTQLAGYNPDADLKLGCGLPTEYAKLQPGQTVVDLGSGAGNDCFIARSVVGETGRVIGLDMTEPMIAKAQANAAKLGFTNVEFVLGEIEAMPLPDQTADVVVSNCVMNLVPDKEKAFAETFRILKPGGHFSISDVVLKGDLPDGLQREAELYAGCVTGAIDKDAYLGLIEKVGFTNIQVQKDREIVLPDELLKNYLSDEELAHYRQSDLGIYSVTVYAERPAEAKSCCGPDCCN, from the coding sequence ATGGAAAATCAAGAAGCCCTGCGCCAACTCGTCCGCGAGAAGTACGGAAAAATCGCGGAACAAACCACTGACCGTTGCTGTGGCCCCGCCTGCGGGTGTGGTCCGGAAGAGGCCCCGTCCGATTACACCGTTTTCGCGGAAGATTACACGCAATTGGCGGGCTACAACCCCGACGCCGACCTGAAACTCGGCTGCGGCCTGCCTACCGAATACGCCAAGCTCCAGCCCGGCCAGACGGTGGTCGACCTCGGTTCCGGGGCCGGAAACGACTGCTTCATTGCCCGCTCGGTAGTGGGCGAAACCGGACGGGTGATCGGCCTCGACATGACCGAACCCATGATTGCCAAGGCGCAGGCCAACGCCGCGAAACTCGGCTTCACGAACGTGGAATTTGTGCTGGGCGAAATCGAAGCGATGCCCCTCCCCGACCAGACGGCCGACGTGGTGGTGAGTAACTGCGTGATGAACCTGGTGCCCGACAAGGAGAAGGCCTTCGCCGAAACGTTCCGCATCCTGAAACCAGGAGGTCACTTCAGCATCTCAGACGTAGTACTGAAAGGCGATCTGCCCGACGGGCTGCAACGCGAAGCCGAACTGTATGCGGGGTGCGTTACGGGAGCCATCGACAAAGACGCGTACCTGGGCCTGATCGAAAAAGTAGGATTCACGAACATTCAGGTCCAGAAAGACCGGGAGATTGTTCTGCCCGACGAACTGTTAAAAAATTACCTTTCCGACGAAGAACTGGCCCACTACCGCCAGTCCGACCTCGGCATCTACAGCGTGACGGTCTACGCCGAGCGCCCCGCCGAAGCGAAAAGCTGCTGTGGTCCCGATTGTTGCAACTAA
- a CDS encoding ArsR/SmtB family transcription factor: MGITKSEVFNAQQNQIAEYAKALAHPARVAILQELIRQKTCICGDLVDVLPLSQSTISQHLKELKRIGLIKGEVEGPKICYCIHEENWSAAQAMLNQLFGSFATTTCC, translated from the coding sequence ATGGGCATTACGAAATCGGAAGTCTTTAACGCACAGCAGAACCAGATTGCGGAATACGCCAAGGCCCTGGCCCATCCGGCCCGGGTGGCCATCTTGCAGGAACTGATCCGCCAGAAGACCTGCATCTGCGGCGATCTGGTCGACGTGTTGCCCCTGTCGCAGTCCACCATTTCGCAGCACCTGAAGGAACTCAAGCGCATCGGCTTGATCAAAGGCGAAGTGGAAGGCCCCAAAATCTGCTACTGCATTCACGAAGAAAACTGGTCCGCCGCCCAGGCCATGCTCAACCAGCTTTTCGGCTCGTTCGCCACCACCACGTGTTGCTAA
- a CDS encoding ZIP family metal transporter, with protein sequence MIPDWFIALSPVVQALLATLFTWGVTALGAAFVFFFKTINRKVLDSMLGFAAGVMIAASFWSLLAPAIEMTEQAGGTPWVPATVGFLAGGAFLFGIDKIIPHLHLNLPPEKAEGIHTSWHRSILLVMAITLHNIPEGMAVGVAFGALADGDVGGSTLGAAVALALGIGLQNFPEGVSVAVPLRREGFSRFKSFWYGQLSGFVEPIAGVLGAWAVIAIKPLLPYALSFAAGAMIFVVVEELIPESQSDENTDIATIGAMLGFAVMMMLDVALG encoded by the coding sequence ATGATTCCAGACTGGTTTATTGCGCTCAGCCCGGTGGTTCAGGCGCTGCTGGCGACGTTGTTCACCTGGGGCGTCACCGCGCTCGGGGCCGCCTTTGTGTTCTTTTTCAAAACCATCAACCGCAAGGTGCTCGACTCCATGCTGGGCTTTGCGGCGGGGGTGATGATCGCCGCCTCGTTCTGGTCGCTGCTGGCACCAGCCATCGAAATGACCGAACAGGCCGGCGGCACGCCCTGGGTCCCGGCTACGGTCGGTTTCCTGGCGGGAGGCGCGTTTCTGTTCGGCATCGACAAGATCATCCCGCACCTCCACCTGAACCTCCCTCCCGAAAAAGCGGAGGGCATTCATACCAGCTGGCACCGGAGCATTTTGCTGGTCATGGCCATTACGCTCCACAACATTCCGGAAGGCATGGCGGTGGGCGTGGCGTTCGGCGCACTGGCCGACGGCGACGTGGGCGGCAGCACACTGGGGGCGGCCGTTGCCCTGGCACTGGGCATCGGGCTGCAAAACTTCCCGGAAGGCGTGTCGGTGGCCGTGCCGCTGCGGCGCGAGGGCTTTTCGCGGTTCAAAAGTTTCTGGTACGGGCAACTGTCGGGCTTCGTGGAGCCCATCGCCGGGGTGCTGGGGGCCTGGGCCGTCATCGCCATCAAACCACTCCTGCCCTACGCCCTGTCGTTTGCCGCCGGGGCCATGATTTTTGTGGTGGTAGAAGAGCTGATTCCGGAGTCGCAGTCGGACGAAAACACCGACATCGCAACAATCGGGGCCATGCTGGGCTTTGCGGTGATGATGATGCTCGATGTGGCGCTGGGGTGA
- a CDS encoding tetratricopeptide repeat protein — protein MRLFASPLHYRWIGTSLLLWLLGQTVCAQMALSRQDSFQVAQSEAQAARYRGLGDFREASHHFNDIAMIYWKHSQYQRAIDYYLQSLSLNAQLNNENGMAMINSNLGMLYADVQQYEKAEEHFKRTLEARKAAGERIGQISALYNLGVVLNRLARYDEAIARLEEALTLAKELSSPEEIRSCYGMLAETYSNAGNAEKSLQYFNLYRSFHELVQRDKEEEQQREVEAAKLRAALAEKEEQLKKFQLQQTEEALATTGAALLETDSVNLDLLKGLKGRELEIAYLEKAQKINNLERAMASQELMLLSTQLKQDRMLLWGVAILALVVLVYSFFLFRAHRRVTAQNKLLQAQQAEIEAQARRIREINEGLEIKVQERTAELERRNEQLSEHLYLNSHKLRAPLARMLGLVQLLQATALNKEEQRQVVKSIGFTARELDSVTHEINTNLANNFSS, from the coding sequence ATGCGCCTTTTTGCCAGCCCCCTGCACTACCGTTGGATCGGCACGTCGCTCCTGCTGTGGCTTTTGGGGCAAACGGTGTGTGCGCAAATGGCCCTGTCGCGGCAGGACAGTTTCCAGGTCGCTCAGTCCGAAGCGCAGGCGGCCCGGTACCGCGGCCTCGGCGATTTTCGGGAAGCTTCTCACCACTTTAACGACATCGCGATGATCTACTGGAAGCACAGCCAGTACCAGCGCGCCATCGACTATTACCTGCAATCGCTGTCGCTCAATGCCCAACTCAACAACGAAAACGGCATGGCGATGATCAACAGCAACCTGGGCATGTTGTATGCCGACGTGCAGCAATACGAAAAAGCAGAGGAGCACTTTAAGCGTACGCTGGAAGCACGTAAAGCGGCGGGCGAACGCATCGGGCAGATTTCGGCGCTCTACAACCTGGGCGTGGTGCTGAACCGGCTGGCGCGCTACGACGAGGCCATCGCACGGCTGGAAGAAGCACTGACGCTCGCCAAGGAATTGAGCAGCCCCGAAGAGATCCGCAGTTGTTACGGCATGCTGGCCGAAACGTATTCGAATGCGGGCAATGCCGAAAAGTCGCTCCAGTATTTTAACCTCTACCGCAGTTTCCACGAGTTGGTGCAGCGCGACAAAGAAGAAGAGCAACAGCGCGAAGTGGAAGCCGCCAAGCTGCGCGCCGCACTGGCCGAAAAAGAAGAGCAGCTCAAAAAGTTTCAGTTGCAGCAAACCGAAGAAGCCCTGGCCACCACCGGCGCGGCCCTGCTGGAGACCGACTCGGTCAACCTGGATCTGCTGAAGGGCCTGAAGGGGCGCGAACTGGAGATTGCTTACCTGGAAAAAGCGCAGAAAATCAACAACCTGGAGCGGGCAATGGCCTCGCAGGAGCTGATGCTGCTGAGCACCCAACTGAAACAGGACCGGATGCTGTTGTGGGGCGTGGCGATTCTGGCACTGGTGGTGCTGGTCTACTCGTTTTTTCTGTTCCGGGCCCACCGGCGCGTAACGGCTCAGAACAAACTGTTGCAGGCACAGCAAGCGGAAATCGAGGCGCAAGCCCGGCGCATTCGGGAAATCAACGAGGGGCTGGAGATCAAGGTTCAGGAACGGACCGCCGAACTGGAGCGCCGCAACGAACAGCTCTCGGAGCATCTTTACCTCAATTCACATAAACTACGTGCGCCGCTGGCCCGCATGCTGGGGCTGGTGCAACTGTTGCAGGCCACCGCCCTGAACAAGGAAGAACAGCGGCAGGTAGTAAAAAGCATTGGTTTTACGGCCCGCGAGCTGGATTCGGTCACGCACGAGATCAATACCAATCTGGCCAATAACTTCTCTTCATGA
- a CDS encoding OmpL47-type beta-barrel domain-containing protein: protein MTPRYCCPAFSSATSFLHYAGFLWSGFLLCTLGWAQTPAAPTARTYVDSAGRYFQQAALPVYLFVAATPDGRNATPLAQNNGGVEPMYLDGHGKHLIRHHDADHQEYVAFEIYADGYAPQTNASFSGAPTHRSGQRVYYGPGLSIALATTDEMSGVQATYFSMDGKGYQPYQTALATFAEGAHAYTYYATDRVGNQEAPHTANFTVDLSAPRTFHNITGFSADSIISSASKIYLTSEDNLAGIAATYYRLDSLPWKRYDGQGVPFTFLEDGPHRLTYYSEDQVANRETVKSVSFYYDKTAPIIASDVLGDRFVANGQVYFSGRTKLKLTAVDNKSGIKEVKYSIDNAPFTDYEEPFYLPNRPGLHEIRFYALDNAQNEGGSGRRDDPYARFKLNVSRVYVDLTGPKLTHQFRGKSISIGKTTFIGPTTDVVLTASDDESGLQYIAYAQDQQPGETRYEQPFQVTQHGPHQLALFGYDNVNNRNRSELDFTVDAHAPEISVSYSIGAVAENQYPALVSVFLAATDQDTGIDKVFYRLNGGSERTYAGPLSGFKPGQTYTLTIRAVDRVGNEATKEVSFATAE from the coding sequence ATGACACCACGCTACTGCTGTCCCGCCTTTTCTTCCGCAACGTCTTTCCTGCACTACGCCGGCTTCTTGTGGAGCGGATTTTTGCTGTGCACTCTGGGGTGGGCGCAAACGCCCGCCGCGCCTACGGCCCGCACCTACGTCGATAGCGCCGGGCGCTATTTTCAGCAGGCGGCCTTGCCAGTGTACCTGTTTGTGGCCGCCACCCCGGACGGCCGTAACGCCACACCTCTGGCACAGAACAACGGCGGTGTCGAGCCGATGTACCTGGACGGGCACGGCAAACACCTGATTCGGCACCACGACGCCGACCATCAGGAATACGTCGCCTTCGAAATTTATGCCGACGGCTACGCCCCTCAGACCAACGCTTCTTTTTCGGGCGCGCCCACGCACCGCTCGGGGCAGAGGGTTTACTACGGCCCCGGGCTTTCGATAGCGCTGGCTACGACCGACGAAATGTCGGGGGTGCAGGCCACCTATTTCTCGATGGACGGTAAGGGGTACCAGCCGTACCAAACGGCCTTGGCAACGTTTGCGGAGGGAGCGCATGCGTACACCTATTACGCTACCGATCGCGTAGGAAATCAGGAAGCCCCACACACCGCGAATTTTACCGTTGATCTGTCTGCGCCCCGTACGTTCCACAACATCACCGGCTTTTCGGCGGATAGCATAATCTCGTCGGCTTCGAAGATTTACCTCACCAGCGAAGACAACCTGGCGGGCATCGCTGCCACCTACTACCGGCTCGACAGCCTGCCCTGGAAGCGCTACGACGGACAGGGCGTGCCGTTCACTTTTCTGGAAGATGGCCCGCACCGCCTGACCTACTATTCGGAAGATCAGGTCGCTAATCGGGAAACTGTGAAGTCGGTTTCGTTTTACTATGACAAGACCGCACCCATCATCGCCTCCGACGTGCTGGGCGACCGCTTTGTCGCCAACGGGCAGGTCTATTTTTCCGGGCGTACGAAACTGAAACTGACTGCCGTAGACAACAAGTCAGGCATTAAGGAAGTGAAGTATTCGATCGACAACGCCCCGTTCACCGACTATGAGGAGCCGTTTTACCTGCCCAACCGGCCCGGCCTGCACGAGATCCGATTTTATGCGCTCGACAACGCCCAGAACGAAGGCGGCAGTGGCCGGCGCGACGACCCCTACGCCCGCTTTAAGCTGAACGTCAGCCGCGTGTACGTGGACCTGACCGGGCCCAAGCTCACCCATCAGTTTCGTGGAAAATCGATCAGCATCGGAAAAACAACCTTCATCGGGCCGACGACCGACGTGGTGCTGACCGCTTCGGACGACGAGTCGGGGCTGCAATACATCGCCTATGCGCAGGACCAGCAGCCCGGCGAAACGCGGTACGAGCAACCGTTCCAGGTCACGCAGCACGGGCCGCACCAACTGGCGCTGTTCGGCTACGACAACGTCAACAACCGCAACCGAAGCGAACTCGACTTCACAGTCGATGCCCATGCGCCGGAAATCTCCGTGAGCTACAGCATTGGGGCCGTGGCCGAGAACCAGTATCCCGCACTGGTGTCGGTTTTTCTGGCCGCGACCGATCAGGATACGGGCATCGACAAAGTCTTCTACCGACTCAACGGTGGCAGCGAAAGAACGTACGCAGGGCCGCTCAGCGGCTTCAAACCCGGCCAGACCTACACGCTCACCATCCGGGCTGTCGACCGGGTCGGAAACGAGGCCACGAAAGAAGTCAGCTTCGCGACGGCGGAGTGA
- a CDS encoding DHA2 family efflux MFS transporter permease subunit has protein sequence MQATLSPPSTVEYGFRRVIVTITAITCALLEIIDTTIVNVALTDMRGNLGATLTDVNWVITAYAIANVIIVPLTSWLSQQFGRRYYFAASIVLFTVASFLCGNATNIWELVAFRFIQGLGGGALLVTSQTIITEAYPPEKRGMAQAIYGLGVIVGPTLGPPLGGYLIDHYAWPYIFYVNVPVGIIATLLTLTYIRSPHYGGKRKASEVDWLGIFFLIVAVGSLQFILERGQEEDWFDSGLIILFAVLAFLGIYCFVWRELVTPNPVVELRVLKNRNLAIGSVLSFVLGFGLFGSTFVIPIFTQSSLGWTALQSGMLLIPSSLATGFMMPVVGQIIQRGVSQKYLIALGFSIFFLYSLWAYQLIMPSTSSDDLFWPLMVRGFGLGFLFVPTSTLSLSTLHGKEIGQGAAFTGMMRQLGGSFGVALISTYINHQNQQHRVDLLPKLSPYDWEVTQRLQMMAQNFRTQGFTADQALQQAQKLMDLSITRQAALLSYMDVFLGIGIFFVVCVPFVLILRQDKPKGAVSREAMNAH, from the coding sequence ATGCAAGCTACCCTTTCGCCCCCCTCCACGGTGGAGTACGGGTTCCGGCGGGTGATCGTCACGATCACCGCCATTACCTGTGCGCTGTTGGAGATCATCGATACGACCATCGTCAACGTGGCCCTGACCGACATGCGCGGCAACCTGGGCGCCACGCTGACCGATGTGAACTGGGTCATCACGGCCTACGCCATTGCGAACGTCATCATCGTGCCGCTCACGAGCTGGCTGTCGCAGCAGTTCGGCCGGCGGTACTACTTCGCCGCCTCCATTGTGCTGTTTACGGTGGCGTCGTTCCTGTGCGGCAACGCCACCAACATCTGGGAACTGGTCGCGTTCCGGTTCATTCAGGGTCTGGGTGGCGGTGCACTGCTGGTCACCTCGCAGACGATCATCACGGAAGCCTATCCGCCCGAAAAACGGGGCATGGCGCAGGCCATCTACGGGCTGGGCGTGATCGTCGGCCCGACACTCGGTCCGCCGCTGGGCGGCTACCTGATCGACCACTACGCCTGGCCCTACATCTTCTACGTGAACGTACCGGTGGGCATCATCGCAACGCTGCTCACGCTGACCTACATCCGCAGTCCGCACTACGGCGGCAAGCGCAAAGCCTCGGAAGTCGACTGGCTGGGCATTTTCTTCCTGATCGTGGCCGTCGGGTCGTTGCAGTTCATTCTGGAGCGCGGGCAAGAAGAAGACTGGTTTGACAGTGGTCTTATCATTCTGTTCGCCGTGCTGGCGTTCCTGGGCATTTACTGTTTCGTCTGGCGCGAGCTGGTCACGCCCAATCCGGTGGTGGAACTGCGGGTACTGAAAAACCGCAACCTGGCCATTGGCTCGGTGCTCTCGTTCGTGCTGGGCTTCGGACTGTTCGGCTCCACGTTCGTCATCCCGATTTTCACGCAGAGTTCGCTGGGTTGGACCGCCCTGCAATCGGGCATGTTACTCATTCCGAGTTCGTTGGCGACGGGCTTTATGATGCCGGTGGTCGGCCAGATCATCCAACGCGGCGTGTCGCAGAAGTACCTGATTGCGCTGGGCTTTTCCATCTTCTTCCTCTACAGCCTGTGGGCGTATCAGTTGATCATGCCCTCCACGTCGAGCGACGACCTGTTCTGGCCCCTGATGGTACGCGGGTTCGGGCTGGGCTTCTTGTTCGTGCCGACCTCGACCCTGTCGCTGTCTACGCTGCACGGTAAGGAGATCGGGCAGGGCGCGGCGTTCACGGGGATGATGCGGCAGCTCGGCGGTTCGTTCGGCGTGGCACTGATCAGCACGTACATCAACCACCAGAACCAACAGCACCGGGTCGACCTGCTGCCCAAACTTTCGCCGTACGACTGGGAGGTGACGCAACGCCTGCAAATGATGGCGCAAAATTTCCGGACGCAGGGATTTACGGCCGATCAGGCCCTGCAACAGGCGCAGAAGCTGATGGACCTTTCCATCACCCGGCAGGCCGCGTTGCTGTCGTACATGGACGTGTTTCTGGGCATCGGGATTTTCTTCGTGGTCTGCGTGCCGTTCGTCCTCATTCTGCGGCAGGACAAACCCAAAGGGGCCGTTTCGCGCGAGGCGATGAACGCACACTGA